Within Streptomyces roseirectus, the genomic segment CAGCATCCCTCGTGGGCTCGACAGCCTGGCAGCCCTCGGCGATCTGACGAGTCTGGAACTGCACCACTTCGACCTCACCCGATGGCTGCCCTCCGCCGCCTACCCCCCTGGGCTCCGCAGGCTCGGTCTCCACGGCACCGTGCTGCCCGCCGACCTGTCACCCGTCGGGACGATCCAGGGGTTGCGGGAATTGGACCTGCATTATTGCCGCACACCTGATGGATCACGCCCCGCCCTGCACACCCTCGCCCGAAGCCCGGACCAGCCCAAGCTGGTCGTCACCGTCGGCCGAGGTGCACCCCGCCCCACCGACATCCCCGGCGTCCAGGTCAAATACCGCTGACAGCCCCGCCCTCCCAAGGAGAACGGGGCTGTCGGAGAAGCGTCCGGCTCAGCGCCAGCTGTGCGGTGCCCTGAACCCGTTCTCGCGCTCAAGCCGACGCCAGCCGGCCCGTACGCGGCCTCGGTGTGCCGGGGTCTCGGCGGGGCGGGCGGCGGCGCGGGCCAGCAGGATCGCCGTGATGGCGGCGACTTCCTCGGGCTCGGCGTTGCCCTTCTCGACGCGGATGTCTGGGGTCGTCATAGGAAGAGTCTCCGTGAGAGAGGTTTCCGCAGGGTTACTGCGGGGGGTTGCCGTGCTTGCGGGACGGCAGGTCCGCGTGCTTGGACTGGAGCATCTGGAGGGACTTGATGAGGACTTCGCGGGTCTGCGCGGGGTCGATCACGTCGTCCACGAGGCCGCGTTCGGCGGCGTAGTACGGGTGCATCAGCTCGGCCTTGTACTCCTTGACCATGCGTGCGCGCATCGCCTCGGGGTCCTCGGCGCCGGCGATCTGGCGGCGGAAGATGACGTTGGCCGCGCCCTCGGCGCCCATGACGGCGATCTCGTTGGTGGGCCAGGCGTAGGTGAGGTCCGCGCCGATGGACTGGCTGTCCATGACGATGTAGGCACCGCCGTACGCCTTGCGCAGGATCAGGGAGATGCGCGGGACGGTGGCGTTGCAGTACGCGTAGAGCAGCTTCGCGCCGTGGCGGATGATGCCGCCGTGTTCCTGGTCGACGCCGGGGAGGAAGCCCGGGACGTCCAGAAAAGTAACGATCGGGATGTTGAAAGCGTCGCACATCTGCACGAAGCGCGCAGCTTTTTCGGACGCCTCGATGTC encodes:
- a CDS encoding acyl-CoA carboxylase subunit epsilon encodes the protein MTTPDIRVEKGNAEPEEVAAITAILLARAAARPAETPAHRGRVRAGWRRLERENGFRAPHSWR